The segment AGATAATTTCCCAGTTGACCCCTGCTgtactttctattttatcatttctccCAAAGCAAATACTTTATTATAATTCCCAAATAATACATATTGCTGACTTGACTTAAAAATGGGAACAGAGGCAGGCCTTAGTTTTTTTGGCTTCTCTTCccacccttccctcttccccgaTCCTGTATGTTTTGCTTGTTGCATGGAGAGAATGTTgcccctctcttccctccaagTGAATGCTGTGTCTAGTCTCTAGAGTTGCTGCTTTGTAAACTGTTTCTGCTTTGAATAAATAGCCcagaacctctttttttttttctgtccccaAGGTGCCTGGGCAGCTAGGAGTATAGGACATTGAATgcaggatctggagtcaagaagatctgagttcatatcttgccTTGTTAgccatcctcatctgtaaaatggggatgataaaagtACCTACTTCCAGGGTtgttcaaatgagattatatttgtaaagtgctttgcaaactttaaaatgccttGCTAATGCTATCATCACCAtcaatattattgtttttttattataaatttttatttcttagaaagttttcccatggttacatgattcatgttattactctcccctctccccacccccactcccagctTGCTTACTTTTTCAATACTATTTACCACTCGGAAAACATTCTCCTTTAGGAATACGTGGAAAAATAAAGGTGGGAGAGATGACAGAGTTGGTTTTTTCAAGGAAGGCATTCTTGTAACCAGAATCGTCCATCTGTGGGTATGTAATGAGTACGAATAATTCAAGCTTCCTTTCTTGAACTTTGATTTTAGGATATTTAAATCCTTTCTAtgtggggcagtgaggtggcacagtagatatagccaggcttggaggcaggaagccctaggttcaagtctggtgtcagacacttcctaggtatgtgaccctggacaagtcacttaaccatcccaccccacccccaaaaggtCAGTTTTCAAAGACTCACTTATTTGTACACTCCCTCATTCTCGACAATGTGGCGACTAGATTAAATGATTCGGATTACAGGCTGATGCTTTCTCGTACATGAAGTGTGAATGTATGCttttaaggaaattaaaaaatgaaaagtaccCTAGAACAAAACATGAGCGAAAAACCAAAATGATGTTGACAGTTGTAGTTTTATTGTAGTCGATATCATTAACACATTTACTCCAAATGGCTTTGCtctttaaacaaattaaaaattctttgaaggcagaatACAAGGtatattttaaagggaaagggTACATTGGGGTGTGATTTTGTTATCACATTATTACATCAtcacaatataaaataactaGTAACATCAATGACATCAAGGACAATTTTGTCTTCTGGACTATACACTAGTACAACTTGAACAGGAGCCTTCCTACAAAAGCATAAGATAAAAAGAGCAAAGTTTTACAACACTTTAGAATGAGTATTTTCTACAACCAGAAAAATGCAATGTTTCTTTCTAATTCATGTCACAAAATGTTAGCAAGTGTTTACATGATCATTTTGGTCTCAATTTGCTTGAGGCATAACAAGTTCATAATGTCCAACATGGCCTTCCTGTTTGAGCTGATCTAATAAATCTTCCTTACGCCTTTTTCTACCTACCACCAAGTATCTTTCACGGCCTATTCCATGAGATTTGCTCCTAAGACCATACTTCTGGGCAATCTGATGTATTTGCTTACGTTCATCATTGGTAAGCTCTGTAGAAAAAGTTAAATCAGTGTGACTCTCTGACTGCGCATAATTTCGAATGATCTGTTCGATATCTTTCTTGgcaattttatttcctctctccacatCTAACCCAAGCCCCTCCCGCTTATGCTGCTCTTTGACTGAGATGGGCTCACGGATACCCTCGCCACATTTCCCTAAGCCCCCCCCAGTCCAACCCATTTTTCTTAAGAGCCGATTCCCAATGTTATCCTCTTTGATCTCTTGTTTATAAGCTTCCTCTGCTGATCGACCTCGAATCTCATTTCTTGAGATCACATCCTCAATGGTGCCTTTCTTCAGGTTGTTGATGACAGTTGGCTGAGTCTTCTTAAGGATTTTCACAGCTTCTTCTGCAGCTGCATGCTTGACGAACTTTTTTACCCCAACTGCTTCGGTAATAAATTCATCCTCCAGAATCACCTTGCATTTCCACCGAGAGTCTGTCAGCCTTTCAAAAACATACTGGACAGTCATTTTGTTGAACTGAGCTGTGTCATTGAGCGTGCATACGGGGTTTGAAGAGTTCTCATAAATGACAAGatcttttaaatctttgtttccaGATCCCTTAGGTGAATAGCCTACTGTTTGAACCTGTGTAGCCTTGACAACTGGGGAGTCAGATTGGTTTTGCTGAAGAATTTTCAAAGCTTTAGAAGCAGCTGCGTGTTTGCTTACTTTTTTGCTTCCGTAACCTTCTGCTAAGCAGTGCCCTTGCAAAAACACCTGGCAGCGCCACGTGCGATTTGGCATCATCTCATGCTTGTATTCAATTGTCATTTTGTTGAACGAGGCAGAATTGTTTAGGATTCCAATGGCATCATTTGCATTTTCAATGAGGACAAAATCAGTCCAATGTTTGGAGCTGGTGCCGGAGTCCGACTGCTCGGCCCCGTTTTTGGCAGAGAGATCTTCTGGGGCTTTTAGGGCTGGAGGAAAATCATAGGACACACCAACCTGACACACCACGAGGTCATCTTGATAAATATGTTTGAATTTCCTCCTAACAACTCGAACTTCCACAGATTTTTGCAAGAGCTTTATGGCCTGCTCAGTAGCTCGGTCCCTAGAACCATTTTTGCTGCCGGCATAGCCTGTGGTCAGATAGATACTCTGGCATCTAACTTCACAAGCAAAGCCATCAATTAAAAGTTTTTTACTTCTGGGGATGTCAATCGGGGGGATTTCTTTTAAAGAAGCATATATATACTCAGGATTTGTCTTACATGCCTGAATGCAACGGGTTAACATATACGTATAATTAATTTTATCAGCTCCAAGATTCATCCCTGAAAGGCTCTTGCAAATAACTGCAGAAAGTCTTTCGATAAACTGTTGCTTCCCAGCTACCTCTGACTCAGAAAATTTGACTGAGGGGGAGGACACAGTAGCTGACTGAGAGGGTGGAAGAAGATGGGATGTACCACTTAGGGCAGGGTTCACACTATCTGATGACATGCTTGTTGTTGCAGTCTGGTTATTAATGAGAGCACGACTCGTTTCGGAATACTGAGACTTTTGATCTTGGGAACTGTTGTTAACATCATCATCGTGGTAGGTGTCTAACGGCGGGATGGTAGAGTCTGCTGGCTGTGTTTGAGTGTCTGAAGGGTCTTCCATTCTTTCATCTTTATTACTACTAGCTACAAAGTGTACAGGTTCAAAACGAGGTTTCACCTGGAGTCTGGAAGCAGCTTGCTTTTTGGGAGGGATCTGACCTACAGAATGAGTGAAAGTGACAatgttaaagaaaagaagaatttcaaatgtCATTCCCCACGCACCATACGGTTACATAGCTAGTTGTGATTCAAAATCCAATCGCCAAATAGTTCGGGCCTTTTAACTTTTAACATACTTGGGAGATGGACATTTCCCTAAGAGACCATTTGGAATACAAAGATCTTTGTAGCTGAAGAGACTCCAGGGGCTGCGTTTACCAAGTTATGAGGGCAATTTGACAAGAAAACAAGCTGATCTAAAAAGGCACTTCTcagcattaaaataaaatgaaaaatggagagCCAAGTTAAAAGAAAATCTCAATATATACACCCCAGTTCTTCAATAGACCATTCCTATCATCTCAGCCCAGGCAGTACTAAGATACAGAGATTGTCACAAGCTGGGAGAAACCAACCCGCACCTCTTCTGCATCCCCAAACTCAGGCCACCTGATTTCTGCTTTGTACTTTATGACGGCAGTGGCAAAATACAAGAGATCCAATTTCCAAATCCTTTTTGATCTTAAAGAACTCATCACTGAAATTTAAGCCTGCTGCACTCCAGTCTGGAATCCAGACCACCAAACGACCAAACATTCCAGTGAAGAGTTCTGGATTCTGGTTGAGAGCGCTGCCATTATTAATAAATAGCATAGCCCTAATTGGGCAAAcgagaaggttggactaaatggcttctaagggcctttccagctttgacattctatgactactgtaattttatatataagaatttAGTTGTGAGGCCTGAATGGGGTCAATGTTAATACAGCCAAAATAACAAATGGGTGTGAAATAGTAACAAAAGATGCACCATGAATAATGAactaaaaattatacatatatatgaaacatatatCTATGTGATATATATGTCATGGGTCTTAATCCAATACCGCCGGAAGCcaatgaaatgataagtaaaaggacaatgggggggggagggggagcagctgggcggctcagtggattgagagccaggcccagagatgggaggtcctgggttcaaatctgatcccagacacttcccagatgtttgaccctgggcaagtcacttaaccccattgcctagtccttaccgttcttctcccttggagccaatacacagtattgactccaagacggaaggtaaggatttaaaaaaaaaaaaaaaaaaaaaaggaccgtGGTATACCATGTACCCAATCATGGCTTGACAGGGAGGAAGAACTGGTAAAGCATTAAGAAAGGAGACACCCAGTGGTTATTCACTGgtaaaaagaattataaagtaaAATACTGGAGATGCTGGATCTCTGGACTAGGAAGTCACTTCAGAAGGGAAGGCCATTCATTTAGGCCTAGAGGGAACATTCtttggactaaaaaaaaaaaaaaggaagttaactTGTGAGACTCTTTCATCTGCCTGGGCTGAGAGGAATGAGgtgaacaccccccccccccatctcttgTCCCCACAAGAGCTAGATGGCTTTAAATTCAGGTGGAGGTACAAATTATTTACCACAAAAGAATGAATTTCAGGTCATTTTTTATAGGGAAAAGCATTCATTTTTCATGTTTGATCTCTGGGATGAGAGGGTTAATAAAAGACTATTACTTGGTATAAACCCATATACAGGAAGTCTAGGTGCCTCCAAAATAATGAAGCACATTCCTTTTTTTGACTCTGAAGGCTCCATGGTTTCCGTGGTTGGAGTTCTCCTCTAGGCAATTTAGATCACAGCCCCTTCCTGTTTTCTCATCCTGGTTTTTGCCCAACTCCTCCAGAGAGGAACATTAGACATTCAGAGATCCACCACTTAACGTTTTATCTTAATTGCTCTCATTCTTTTCCATGACCATATTTTTACCTGTGCATTCTACACACATCTGGAACCAACTTGTTGATTTTTAACTGCCTAATTGGCCCGAGACTCAATCAGATCATCTGAACCACTGGGTAGGTCCAAACAGGAAAACTTAGCTCTCTACGTATAGTTTCATCTGACTAACCTTTAGTTAGGCAAAAATCTGTCATCCAGAATCCTTGGTTTCTGTTCAAGGGTGTGCTGACCCTTCTCATGCCCCACCCCTCAGTGGCAGCTTTTCCTTGGCTTCTCTCTTCCCCTACTCCTGAGAAAGCACCCAATGCATTTCTTAAAATCACAGGGGAGGGGGCTGCATGTGCTATGGTTACTGGAAGCCTATTCCTTGGAGCTGCTGGAAGCTGAGTAGCATGGCTCCATCACGTTCAGCTTGGCCCAACCTGAGCACAGTTCCATCAAGTGGGCCCCCTCTTCTCCCCAACTTGGATCATTCCCTTTTGCCTCTGCTGAAGACTCGAGGATGTTGATAATTCAGAGTCCAGtagagaggcagcttggtggaGTGGAAAGAACGTTGGCCTTAGGAGTCagaagagaactggatttgaatcctgcctctgacacttactagctgtgtgaccttgggcaagtcactagcctctctaagcctcagttttctcacctgtaaaatgggaagaatatcaCCCAATGTAATGTAAAAGCCAgtattaaaaagcaaaaccaaaccaCCACCTTGGATCAAATGTTAATAGACAATATTGGTTTCATGCTATCAGAGTTAGAGGATACACCCTTTCTGTCAACAGCTACAGAAGTGTACAGTGATGTGTGATTTGCCAGCTATCCTTTGTTGGGGAATTTGGGTGTTTATGGTAAAGGATATTAAAATGTGCCAGAGAGATCTGTTAGTACCTACCTCACGGGATGGCTGTATAAGTGAAATGTGGTAACATATGGCAAGTGCTTTATACACCTTAAGAGTGATCTAGGAATTTTGGCTCTGGTTGTCACCATCTTTTTGGCCCTCCTCTCTTTCACCACTCTTGGTCTGGGTTCTCCTCATAATGTCCCCCCACCTTGATAGTTGTGCTAGTagtgcccccacccccaccccaacccgGCTTTGCAGTCTATGTTCTCCAGGGCCCACAAGCCCTTTACCAGCTAGAAAACCAAGAGGAGGGGCCCAGCAGGACTGCCGGGAGCCTCACTGGTGAATGGCAGTCTAACTTCACAAAGAAACATCACCTACTAGGAGCACAGTATTGTGCCAGGTGCTAATGGGGACACAAAAAACCAGACATAGTCACTTGGCTGTGACAGAAATACAAACATTATATATACCCTATGCAGGTCACTGCANNNNNNNNNNNNNNNNNNNNNNNNNNNNNNNNNNNNNNNNNNNNNNNNNNNNNNNNNNNNNNNNNNNNNNNNNNNNNNNNNNNNNNNNNNNNNNNNNNNNNNNNNNNNNNNNNNNNNNNNNNNNNNNNNNNNNNNNNNNNNNNNNNNNNNNNNNNNNNNNNNNNNNNNNNNNNNNNNNNNNNNNNNNNNNNNNNNNNNNNNNNNNNNNNNNNNNNNNNNNNNNNNNNNNNNNNNNNNNNNNNNNNNNNNNNNNNNNNNNNNNNNNNNNNNNNNNNNNNNNNNNNNNNNNNNNNNNNNNNNNNNNNNNNNNNNNNNNNNNNNNNNNNNNNNNNNNNNNNNNNNNNNNNNNNNNNNNNNNNNNNNNNNNNNNNNNNNNNNNNNNNNNNNNNNNNNNNNNNNNNNNNNNNNNNNNNNNNNNNNNNNNNNNNNNNNNNNNNNNNNNNNNNNNNNNNNNNNNNNNNNNNNNNNNNNNNNNNNNNNNNNNNNNNNNNNNNNNNNNNCTCTattcctcggcatgcggcccaaAAGCCCCTGTGCGCACGCGcgcctcccttcccccctccacccccacgtTTTCCTAACTCTCGTCCAAGCGTCTCGCGACACTACTTGGGGAGGCCACTCCAACGCGACTGAAATGCAGTGACACCTCTGTACTGCAAGCAGTGGGGCTCGAGGAACTTGGGAGACTATTCTAGAAGGGAGCCTTCTGTTCTGTGGAAAGGAGTCAACTGGTGTGGGGGCCTTCCCGCAACCGGTAGAGGTGGTGGCGGTGGTCGCGGCGGTCGCGGCCGCCCAAGGGCGCGGGCTCCCCAGATCTCCGCAATCACGTGGGCGGTTCGGCCCTCCAGTGGGGCGGGGCTTAAAGCCCTCCAGCTTCTTTTTGACACTTGCCGCAGTGTGTATTGCGAAATGCGACACACAGAGAGACCTTTACCTCCTTGGTTTCTTCCCCGCCCCTAACCACCCCAAGAAGGAGGTGCTACTGCAGGGATTCTGagccccgttttacagatgagggagcaAGCTTAGAGAGCAGGAAGGACCGAGGATTGCTCAGGAACTCTTTATCTACCTGACTCCTAAACACAGCACTACAGCCAGGACCACACCCTTCTTTCCCTAGAAatcatacatttattaaacacctacagaTACAGACACCAAAGTAAACGGACTCTGCCCTccaggagagacaacatggaCACGTATAAGTATACACAGAATATACAGAACCTGCCCCTGCAGGAAATGCTCTCTACTAATGcagatcagtcagtcaataaacatttattaaatacctactatgtgtcaggcactgggctaagctctGGGGAGGGGGTTGCAAAAAGACAAAAGGTAGGCCCTGTTCTCAGTGAGCTCAGTCTAATAGGGggagaaaacatacaaacaaacatGTAGAAAGCAAACTGTAttcaggaaaaataggaaataatggagAGATATGACTAAAATTAACTggggttgggaaaagcttcctatagaagagAGGCTTTTCATTGGGATTTACATGGTACATGAATAGGAGCCTGCAAGAtacatacagagtagatggaaactAACCTTGAAGGGGAAGGTTTTAACAGCCGAAGGTACTGGGAATAGCTCCCTACAGAAGGGGGCATTTTGACCAAGTCTTGATGGaagccagagattctaagagTTAGAGGTGAAGAAGGAGAGCCTTCCCATCATGGAGGAAAACcagtgcaaagacacagagatggcaGATGAAATGTGTATGAAAAAACTGCAAACTTGCCAACAGAGTTATCCAGTGTTGATGTGGCCTTTCTCAAAGTACTGGGAAGATTATCCCCAATGACCAAATTGGGAGATGGCAAGAATACAGTAGTAAAATATGGTGGAAGGGACAAAATAGATGGAGCGCTCAGACCAGTAAGACTGGAAGGCAGGAGCTGGATGAGTGGAAAGCCATCAAAGTTTTCATCACCAAGTCAATTTCAGCCTCAAAATGAtcagccagagccagagccagagccactTCAGTTAGTCAATAAAAGTTTAACTGGCTATAaggagccaggcactgtgctaagtactggaaatACTAAAAAGTCAAAAGACCGCCATGCTCTTTAGTAGCTtaggggaaacaacatgaaaacatatatgtacaaacaaaaaagatatatgtggcAAATTGGTGGTAAtcaagggagatcaggaaagacttttctTGGGAGGTGGAAGCTGGGGTTTGAAAGAAGCCttgggaagccaggaggtgaaaATGAAGAAGGAGAAACTTCATTCcaagcatataaaacaaatagccagtgaaaatatcTGGAGTagggagatggagtgtcctgtTCAAACAGCAGCAAGAATGCCAGAATCACTGGATCTCCAAGTATGTAGGGATGAGTGAAGTGGAAGAAGCCTGGAAATTGTGAAGGACTGTAAAagccaaaaagaggattttgCATTTAATCATGCAGatgatagggaaccactggagtttattgagtagagggatgacatggtcagacctacgTATGATTTCAGAAGATGACTTGGACCATAAGTGCAGGAGTGGGaggactggaatggggagacaTTTGAGGCAAATAGAGCAACTGGCAGGGTGTTGCAATTGCTCAGGCCTAAGGTGAGGAGAGCCTGCACCAAGGCAGTAACATAGTCAGTAGAGAGAAAAGGACATATACAAGAGATATTAGGAAAGTAAAATGATCgggtcttggcaacagattggatatgaggagtgagaggaagggaagagttaAGGATGACATTTAAgttgggaaggggggggggtctGGGGCATTGGTAGTGCCATATGGAGTAAAGGGGACattaggaagagaggaaggtTTGGGAGAGGCAGGAAGGTGAGATAAAGAGTTCAGTTTGGGGCAAGTTGAATTTAAGATCCTACAGCACTGTTTGCTAGAAATGTAGAAGGGGAAAATTGTAATTCCTTAAAGCAAAGGGcctgtggttttttttcctttcaaagacaTTCCCctaagccaggggtcggcaacctttttggccatgagagccataaatgccacattttttaaaatgtaatttcgtaagagccatacagtgttcacagtgcacgatcctataacagtgcctgaaaaaattgactttatggctcgagagccatacgttgccaacccctgccctaagCACTAGAAATTCTAGTTTACACAAAAAGAAAACTTCTTATACTTAGTTTCCCTGTTTACTTCATTAGGTTTAGTGCCCCTGGACTATTTCCCTGTGAATGGTGGTTAGTGATCACAAAAATCACTTGATCAGGCAAAATCACTTAACGGCAATTGCCCATGAAACTAAGAAAGAATTACTGTCCAGGCATTCTACTGCCTAGGTAAAAAGACCCTGCCTACATCACTCAGCTCTAGGAAAAATACATGAGAATTTGAGGGAGGGAATCTTCATTCAGGCAGGAAATACAGAGTCTGGGTAATGTCCCTTAAAAAAATTCACTGGAACTCCCTGCCTGCATTTAAGTGTCTACCGACAAGTTATAAAATACTTGCCCTGGGGCTGGTTAGAAACTTGAAACCAAAGCATTAAGGAGTCATTGATCACAGAAAGAAGGAGTAATCTGAAGGAGGATCTTGCTGGTGGTGTAAGGTAAATCAGTAGAGACCAGAACTGGGAAAGGACTCAAAAGTCATATAGTCCCACATCCTCATTTGGCACAGGATGCCATGGAGGCCcagaaaaaagctctaaatctTAGGTGAAGAGTAGCAGGGTTGGAATGTGAACCCAAGACTTGAAAAGCTAAGGTTCCAGTGTACCATCCTGCCATGGGGGTagataaagcattttttaagcatttaccgtgtgccaggtactgtgccaaacACTGGGGATGCAGCAGGAGCAAACACGACCGTCCCTGACCTCTTCTATTCTAATGAAAGAAGTGGTTTATAGTTATATTTTTCAAGGGTCCCATTGGATTTGAGGACACCTCGTGCAAACAGGACTAGAAGCCCTTCCCTCTCCACAGTTCAGTTTTCTAACTTCTCTCCTCCCACTAGTTTAGGACACATCTGGCCTCCATTAGCCCTCAGACTAGTCCAAGAACTAAAGTGATTGACACACCCTAGTCACTGGGGGCAGAAGAGGCCAGATTCATTGGTTTTCTATAAGGGCTAATTACCTCTTTCTGTCTAAGTCTCCTGATAGTTTCCAGAGCCTTCcttaggagaggagagaggaagggtcacgggaagatgaggaaagagaattggGCTCTCCCTCCCTATTTCATCTTTCCACCTTTATGTGTCTTGATTTGCACTGCACTGattgttctcatttctttcccttgaGGAGATTCAGTGGGGTTGAGAGtgttggggagtggggagagtgTGCAGGAAATGTCCTTCACTCTCCTCCCCTTAACtttcatttcatatttccttttagcTCATTCCAGTGGGTTTAATAGCCCGGGATCAGCCAGGTAGAGGGCCCCTCCTTGAGGGAGAAACTTAGTGAAATCTCTGAGTAACACTGCcttgttttttttagttaaaaaaaagaaaaagatttactGAGCATTTACAATGTATCTAGTAGTGGGCTGAACGGAAGAGATACAAGGAAAGGAAGGTCAACTCTCCAGGAATttgtattctaatgggggag is part of the Gracilinanus agilis isolate LMUSP501 chromosome X, AgileGrace, whole genome shotgun sequence genome and harbors:
- the NKRF gene encoding NF-kappa-B-repressing factor, with protein sequence MTFEILLFFNIVTFTHSVGQIPPKKQAASRLQVKPRFEPVHFVASSNKDERMEDPSDTQTQPADSTIPPLDTYHDDDVNNSSQDQKSQYSETSRALINNQTATTSMSSDSVNPALSGTSHLLPPSQSATVSSPSVKFSESEVAGKQQFIERLSAVICKSLSGMNLGADKINYTYMLTRCIQACKTNPEYIYASLKEIPPIDIPRSKKLLIDGFACEVRCQSIYLTTGYAGSKNGSRDRATEQAIKLLQKSVEVRVVRRKFKHIYQDDLVVCQVGVSYDFPPALKAPEDLSAKNGAEQSDSGTSSKHWTDFVLIENANDAIGILNNSASFNKMTIEYKHEMMPNRTWRCQVFLQGHCLAEGYGSKKVSKHAAASKALKILQQNQSDSPVVKATQVQTVGYSPKGSGNKDLKDLVIYENSSNPVCTLNDTAQFNKMTVQYVFERLTDSRWKCKVILEDEFITEAVGVKKFVKHAAAEEAVKILKKTQPTVINNLKKGTIEDVISRNEIRGRSAEEAYKQEIKEDNIGNRLLRKMGWTGGGLGKCGEGIREPISVKEQHKREGLGLDVERGNKIAKKDIEQIIRNYAQSESHTDLTFSTELTNDERKQIHQIAQKYGLRSKSHGIGRERYLVVGRKRRKEDLLDQLKQEGHVGHYELVMPQAN